One genomic region from Leifsonia sp. Root1293 encodes:
- a CDS encoding carboxylate-amine ligase yields MATFGVEEEFMFLDPETLRPVDVGTHVHESMAAQAEWSPIVNHEYLASQVEHTSAVFTTLAEASAALDRFRREVAERAGNLDVIAASVGMPFQAPLYPTITEDDRYERVVADYRQIIADHQINGLHMHVGIADRDAGVRALNRVRLWMPLLQGMCGNSPFWRGVDTGFESWRAIVMRRWAVSGCPPAFTDAADYERRLRDIVGVGGTFDTGMVMWNARLSEHVPTLEVRVCDAQLTTDDTLLLVAVVRGLVATALAEADETSPYDVHPELLDNALWQSARDGLRGRQLEPISGTMMEARAALDALQAYIADQLEVEGDREFVATGIARLLREGTGAHRQRAALHAGGPAGLARLLRESVTAPV; encoded by the coding sequence ATGGCGACATTCGGGGTGGAAGAGGAATTCATGTTCCTCGATCCGGAGACCCTCCGGCCCGTGGACGTCGGCACTCACGTGCACGAGTCGATGGCGGCGCAGGCCGAGTGGTCGCCGATCGTCAATCACGAGTACCTCGCGTCCCAGGTCGAGCACACCTCGGCGGTGTTCACGACGCTGGCCGAGGCATCCGCCGCCCTCGATCGCTTCCGCCGCGAGGTGGCCGAGAGGGCCGGCAACCTCGACGTGATCGCGGCGAGCGTCGGAATGCCGTTCCAGGCTCCCCTGTACCCGACCATCACGGAAGACGACCGCTACGAGCGCGTGGTGGCCGACTACCGCCAGATCATCGCCGACCACCAGATCAACGGCCTGCACATGCACGTGGGCATCGCCGACCGCGACGCCGGCGTCCGCGCCCTCAACCGGGTGCGACTGTGGATGCCGCTGCTGCAGGGCATGTGCGGCAATTCGCCGTTCTGGCGCGGAGTCGACACGGGCTTCGAGAGCTGGCGCGCCATCGTCATGCGTCGTTGGGCCGTGTCCGGATGCCCGCCCGCATTCACCGACGCCGCAGACTACGAGCGGCGGCTGCGCGACATCGTGGGGGTCGGCGGCACCTTCGACACCGGAATGGTCATGTGGAATGCGCGGCTCTCGGAGCACGTGCCCACCCTCGAGGTGCGGGTGTGCGACGCCCAGCTGACCACCGACGACACGCTTCTGCTCGTCGCCGTGGTGCGTGGGCTGGTCGCGACCGCCCTCGCCGAGGCCGATGAGACCAGCCCGTACGACGTGCATCCGGAGCTGCTCGACAACGCACTCTGGCAGTCCGCGCGCGACGGCCTGCGCGGCCGCCAGCTCGAGCCGATCTCGGGCACCATGATGGAGGCGCGGGCCGCGCTCGACGCCCTGCAGGCGTACATCGCCGACCAGCTCGAGGTCGAGGGCGACCGCGAGTTCGTCGCGACGGGCATCGCGAGGCTCCTGCGCGAGGGCACCGGCGCGCACCGGCAGCGCGCAGCACTGCATGCCGGGGGACCGGCCGGACTGGCCAGGTTGCTGCGCGAGAGCGTCACCGCTCCGGTGTGA
- a CDS encoding type 1 glutamine amidotransferase domain-containing protein, with translation MSDILMIVTGATSLTLSDGTEHPTGFWAEELVVAHRELSAAGHTITIATPGGVTPTVDAGSLSDAGAGGAEKAAELRDYLDAIAPELAASVALDGIDVSAYDAVVLPGGHGPMTDLAFDATTGRLLDEANAAGTIIAPFCHGPAALLSAVGADGAFAFDGRRLTVFTDHEELTGGTGEKTPWFVETRLREAGAVVETAADWSSHVVVDGNLISGQNPQSSAAVAAAVVEALAKG, from the coding sequence ATGAGCGACATCCTCATGATCGTCACCGGCGCCACCAGCCTCACCCTGAGCGACGGCACCGAGCACCCCACGGGCTTCTGGGCCGAGGAGCTCGTCGTCGCGCACCGCGAGCTGAGCGCCGCGGGCCACACCATCACGATCGCGACGCCGGGCGGGGTCACCCCCACCGTCGACGCCGGAAGCCTCTCGGATGCCGGTGCCGGCGGAGCCGAGAAGGCCGCCGAGCTGCGCGACTACCTCGACGCGATCGCGCCGGAGCTGGCGGCATCCGTCGCTCTCGACGGCATCGACGTGTCGGCATACGACGCGGTCGTGCTTCCTGGCGGCCACGGCCCGATGACCGACCTCGCCTTCGATGCGACGACGGGACGCCTGCTCGACGAGGCGAACGCCGCCGGAACCATCATCGCTCCGTTCTGCCACGGCCCAGCCGCCCTGCTGTCCGCCGTCGGAGCCGACGGCGCGTTCGCCTTCGACGGACGCCGGCTCACGGTGTTCACCGACCACGAGGAGCTCACCGGCGGAACCGGCGAGAAGACGCCGTGGTTCGTCGAGACGCGCTTGCGCGAGGCCGGGGCGGTCGTCGAGACCGCCGCCGACTGGTCGAGCCACGTCGTGGTCGACGGCAACCTCATCAGCGGTCAGAACCCGCAGTCGAGCGCAGCGGTGGCGGCAGCCGTGGTGGAGGCGCTGGCGAAGGGCTGA
- the treZ gene encoding malto-oligosyltrehalose trehalohydrolase: protein MMLGVWAPDARDVVLRLDSEDLPLTRDEDGWWRHPFEVAEGVDYGFIVDGEGPLADPRSLWQPQGVHGPSRTLDLHGTDRLGADGDPEGSSDGWRGRPLEGAVIYELHLGTFTPEGTLDAAARHFDHLRSIGVDFIELLPVNAFNGEHGWGYDGVLWFAVHEPYGGPAAYRRFVDAAHAAGLGVIQDVVYNHLGPSGNVLPRYGPYLHEQDGPWGSALNLDGPGAGEVRRYIIDNAMLWLRDYGVDGLRLDAVHALHDTSQTHILAEIADATDALAATLARPLHLIAESDLNDPVMIEPRPDGYGLTAQWSDDFHHALHVALTGEVTGYYADFDGLAVLKKVLTRGFFHDGTWSSFREREHGRPIDFDVTPPWRLVVSDQNHDQIGNRARGDRLAETLDDGQLGIAAALTLLGPFTPMLFMGEEWAASTPWQYFTSHPEPELGAAVVNGRISEFARMGWDRDLVPDPQDPDTLKRSVLDWSEAENGRHARLLALYRELAGLRRSVLALRSADLPQVEVHGASVLTMRRGDVAVTVNFGDVPAPIEAAVTSTELLRFPTTDAADASPTALAAHSLVVVRVVTPER from the coding sequence ATGATGCTGGGGGTCTGGGCGCCCGATGCCCGCGACGTGGTTCTGCGCCTCGACAGCGAGGACCTGCCGCTGACCCGTGACGAAGACGGCTGGTGGCGGCATCCGTTCGAGGTCGCCGAAGGCGTCGACTACGGCTTCATCGTCGATGGGGAGGGGCCGCTGGCGGATCCGCGGTCGCTGTGGCAGCCGCAGGGGGTTCACGGACCGTCGCGCACCCTCGACCTGCACGGCACGGATCGACTCGGCGCCGATGGAGACCCGGAGGGATCGAGCGATGGGTGGCGCGGCCGCCCTCTCGAGGGTGCCGTCATCTACGAACTCCACCTCGGGACCTTCACCCCGGAGGGCACCCTCGACGCGGCCGCCCGGCACTTCGACCACCTGCGCTCCATCGGGGTCGACTTCATCGAGCTGCTGCCGGTCAACGCCTTCAACGGCGAACACGGGTGGGGCTACGACGGCGTGCTCTGGTTCGCGGTGCACGAGCCGTACGGCGGGCCTGCTGCCTATCGCCGTTTCGTCGACGCTGCTCACGCGGCCGGCCTCGGCGTCATCCAGGACGTGGTCTACAACCACCTCGGTCCGAGCGGGAACGTGCTGCCGCGCTACGGTCCGTACCTTCACGAGCAGGACGGCCCGTGGGGGAGCGCGCTCAACCTCGATGGACCCGGCGCCGGGGAGGTGCGTCGCTACATCATCGACAACGCCATGCTCTGGCTGCGCGACTACGGTGTCGACGGACTGCGACTCGACGCCGTGCACGCGCTCCACGACACCAGCCAGACGCACATCCTCGCCGAGATCGCCGACGCGACGGATGCCCTCGCCGCAACGCTCGCGCGCCCGCTGCACCTCATCGCAGAGTCCGACCTCAACGACCCCGTCATGATCGAGCCGCGCCCCGACGGCTACGGCCTCACGGCGCAGTGGAGCGACGACTTCCATCACGCCCTGCACGTCGCGCTCACCGGTGAGGTCACCGGCTATTACGCCGACTTCGATGGACTGGCCGTGCTGAAGAAGGTGCTTACCAGGGGTTTCTTCCACGATGGCACCTGGTCGTCGTTCCGCGAGCGTGAGCACGGGCGACCGATCGACTTCGATGTCACGCCGCCCTGGCGGCTGGTCGTGAGCGACCAGAATCACGACCAGATCGGAAACAGGGCGCGGGGCGACAGGCTCGCTGAGACCCTCGACGACGGCCAGCTCGGAATCGCCGCGGCGCTCACCCTGCTCGGCCCGTTCACGCCGATGCTGTTCATGGGGGAGGAGTGGGCGGCATCGACGCCCTGGCAGTACTTCACCTCGCACCCCGAGCCGGAGCTCGGCGCTGCTGTCGTGAACGGCCGCATCTCCGAGTTCGCCCGCATGGGCTGGGACCGCGACCTGGTGCCCGACCCGCAGGACCCCGACACGCTGAAGCGGTCCGTGCTCGACTGGAGCGAGGCCGAGAATGGCCGACATGCGCGGCTCCTCGCGCTCTATCGGGAACTGGCCGGGCTACGACGCTCGGTGCTGGCGTTGCGGAGCGCCGACCTTCCGCAGGTGGAGGTCCATGGGGCATCCGTTCTCACCATGAGACGCGGTGATGTGGCCGTCACCGTGAACTTCGGCGACGTCCCGGCTCCGATCGAGGCGGCGGTGACGAGTACCGAGCTTCTGCGTTTTCCGACGACGGATGCCGCTGACGCGTCTCCGACCGCCCTCGCGGCGCACTCTCTCGTTGTGGTGCGAGTGGTCACACCGGAGCGGTGA
- a CDS encoding MFS transporter, producing MPAGLIALAIGGFGIGLTEFVIMGLLPEVASTFGASEAAAGWLISGYALAVVVGALGITAATIRLPRKPVLMALLVLFIAGNALSALAPSYGVMMSGRVIAALCHGAFFGIGAVVAASLVPANRQAGAVAIMFTGLTAANVLGVPFGTFLGQQFGWRSTFWVIAAIGVVALIGIWRLVPAAAAVPDAAGGASVPQRPSLRTELGAFRSGQVWLSLAVTILGFGGMFGAFTYIAYTLTEVSGFASTTVPWLLVLFGAGLVVGNWLGGRLADRSIDGTLLGFLAALTIVLVLFAVLAANPIATIVLLFLMGGFGFGTVPGLQTRIMGYAAGAPTLASSANIAAFNLGNALGAFAGGLAITAGLGYTSPLWVGAIITAAAVLVMTFAAIDARRKTRRLGDAGNSAQAPTRPTAALV from the coding sequence ATGCCTGCAGGCTTGATCGCCCTCGCCATCGGCGGATTCGGCATCGGACTCACCGAGTTCGTCATCATGGGACTGCTCCCCGAGGTCGCGTCGACCTTCGGTGCGAGCGAGGCTGCCGCCGGATGGCTCATCTCCGGCTACGCGCTGGCGGTGGTTGTCGGCGCTCTCGGCATCACCGCCGCGACCATCCGGCTGCCCCGCAAGCCCGTTCTCATGGCGCTGCTCGTACTGTTCATCGCCGGTAACGCCCTGTCCGCCCTGGCCCCGAGCTACGGCGTCATGATGAGCGGGCGAGTCATCGCCGCCCTCTGCCACGGCGCCTTCTTCGGCATCGGCGCCGTCGTCGCCGCGAGCCTGGTGCCCGCCAACCGCCAGGCGGGCGCCGTCGCCATCATGTTCACGGGCCTCACAGCAGCGAACGTGCTCGGCGTCCCGTTCGGCACCTTCCTCGGTCAGCAGTTCGGCTGGCGCTCCACCTTCTGGGTGATCGCCGCCATCGGCGTCGTGGCGCTCATCGGGATCTGGCGGCTCGTGCCGGCCGCTGCTGCGGTTCCGGATGCCGCCGGTGGAGCATCCGTCCCCCAGAGGCCGAGCCTCCGCACCGAGCTCGGCGCGTTCCGCTCTGGCCAGGTGTGGCTGTCGCTGGCCGTCACCATCCTCGGATTCGGCGGCATGTTCGGTGCCTTCACCTACATCGCCTACACGCTCACCGAGGTGAGCGGCTTCGCTTCGACAACGGTGCCCTGGTTGCTCGTGCTCTTCGGCGCCGGCCTCGTCGTGGGCAACTGGCTCGGCGGACGGCTCGCCGACAGGTCGATCGACGGCACCCTGCTCGGCTTCCTCGCCGCGCTCACCATCGTGCTCGTGCTGTTCGCCGTGCTGGCCGCGAACCCCATCGCGACGATCGTGCTGCTCTTCCTCATGGGCGGCTTCGGCTTCGGAACCGTGCCCGGTCTGCAGACGCGCATCATGGGCTACGCCGCCGGCGCGCCGACACTCGCCTCGAGCGCCAACATCGCGGCGTTCAACCTCGGCAACGCCCTGGGCGCCTTCGCCGGCGGCCTCGCCATCACCGCCGGCCTCGGCTACACCTCTCCGCTCTGGGTCGGCGCCATCATCACAGCGGCAGCCGTGCTCGTGATGACCTTCGCAGCCATCGATGCCCGTCGAAAGACGCGCAGACTGGGTGACGCGGGCAACTCAGCGCAGGCGCCGACCCGGCCCACCGCAGCCCTCGTCTGA
- a CDS encoding SRPBCC family protein: protein MSTTTNALTVTAPEGVQYVDFVREFDYPVEAVFNAHRDPALVAQWLGPRDLEMEIEEYDFRTGGRYRYIHGRGDEKYGFNGVFHVVRENEFAVQTFEFEGFPDVVALDAMRFIDLGNGRTRLEGHSVYPTQEARDGMVASGMETGMREGYERLEELLG, encoded by the coding sequence ATGAGCACCACCACCAATGCACTCACCGTCACCGCCCCGGAAGGCGTTCAGTACGTGGACTTCGTCCGCGAGTTCGACTACCCCGTCGAGGCGGTCTTCAACGCCCACCGCGACCCGGCGCTCGTGGCGCAGTGGCTCGGACCGCGCGATCTCGAGATGGAGATCGAGGAGTACGACTTCCGCACCGGAGGCCGCTACCGCTACATCCACGGCCGCGGCGACGAGAAGTACGGCTTCAACGGCGTCTTCCACGTCGTGCGCGAGAACGAGTTCGCCGTGCAGACCTTCGAGTTCGAGGGGTTCCCCGACGTGGTCGCGCTCGACGCGATGCGCTTCATCGACCTCGGCAACGGCCGAACCCGTCTCGAGGGCCACTCCGTCTACCCCACCCAGGAGGCTCGCGACGGCATGGTGGCCTCGGGCATGGAGACCGGTATGCGCGAGGGCTACGAGCGCCTGGAAGAGCTGCTCGGCTGA
- a CDS encoding TFIIB-type zinc ribbon-containing protein — protein MQCPNDQSVLVMSERSGVEIDYCPTCRGVWLDRGELDKILERAGAELRAAQDYRSSAVAPPARQQSQPSWGAQQPVQAHGQQGYEQRGYDQRGNDDRRRDDQGYYRKKKRESWLSELFD, from the coding sequence ATGCAGTGCCCGAATGACCAGTCCGTGCTCGTGATGAGCGAGCGCAGTGGCGTCGAGATCGACTACTGCCCCACCTGTCGCGGAGTGTGGCTCGACCGCGGGGAGCTCGACAAGATCCTCGAGCGTGCTGGCGCCGAACTCAGAGCGGCTCAGGACTACAGGTCGTCGGCAGTGGCCCCGCCTGCACGCCAGCAGTCTCAGCCGAGCTGGGGTGCGCAGCAGCCGGTGCAGGCCCACGGCCAGCAGGGCTATGAGCAGCGGGGGTACGACCAGCGGGGGAACGACGACCGCCGCCGTGACGACCAGGGCTACTACCGCAAGAAGAAGCGGGAGAGCTGGCTCAGCGAGCTCTTCGACTGA
- the treY gene encoding malto-oligosyltrehalose synthase — MHESDPTSGERMPQARRLPRSTYRLQITPGFTLDDAASVVDYVRDLGADWIYLSPLLAAEDGSDHGYDVTDHALVDPARGGGAALDRLAAAARARGLGVLIDIVPNHVGVATPSANVWWWDVLAHGRESRYAEAFDVDWDAADGRLVLPVLRSDGDDELAAMSIDVDAAELVYYDHRFPLAPGSLDGLPDTGGDAGVAAIRAILDRQHYALVDWRRADAELNYRRFFAVNSLAGIRVEIPWVFEQSHREIGRWVREGLADGLRVDHPDGLADPGRYLADLARLTDGAPVWVEKILEGDESMPPEWATVGTTGYDALAQVDRLFVDPAGRHQLERATAALDPTAASASPSWPDLIHGTKRAIADGILHAEVLRLARLLPELEAAGFDLDARADALGELLACFPVYRSYLPFGAGHLDEARAEASRRRPDIGAALDAVAAVLADPRHPAAVRFQQTSGMVMAKGVEDTAFYRYTRLTSLTEVGADPSEFSIDPVEFHSRQVVRQAAYPLTLTTLSTHDTKRGEDVRARISVLSEWADGWTQALAELHERLPLGDVAFENLLWQAVVGSWPASRERLQAYAEKAAREAGTSTTWTAPDAAFEARVHAAVDAVFDDDDVAAVVQGVVDAVTAAGFTNGLGAKLVQLTAPGVPDVYQGSELWELSLVDPDNRRPVDAGMRRDLLARLDDGWLPSVDDSGAAKLLVTSRALRLRRDHPELFTRYLGLPAYGPAADHVVAFDRGGAIAVATRLPVGLAAAGGWNGTVLRLPEDVLVDVISGREWSGEVLLAELLADYPVALLAPRSVQSSGDRAVR; from the coding sequence ATGCACGAATCGGATCCGACATCGGGTGAACGGATGCCGCAGGCGAGGCGCCTGCCGCGATCCACCTACCGGCTGCAGATCACGCCGGGGTTCACGCTCGACGATGCCGCATCCGTCGTCGACTACGTGCGGGATCTCGGAGCGGACTGGATCTACCTCTCGCCGTTGCTCGCCGCCGAGGACGGCTCAGACCACGGCTACGACGTCACCGACCACGCGCTGGTGGACCCGGCTCGCGGTGGCGGCGCGGCGCTCGACCGTCTCGCTGCTGCGGCCAGGGCCCGGGGACTCGGCGTGCTCATCGACATCGTGCCGAACCACGTCGGGGTCGCGACCCCCTCGGCGAACGTGTGGTGGTGGGACGTCCTGGCGCATGGTCGCGAGTCCCGCTACGCCGAGGCGTTCGACGTCGACTGGGACGCCGCCGACGGTCGACTGGTGCTGCCCGTGCTCCGCAGCGACGGCGACGACGAGCTCGCCGCGATGAGCATCGACGTCGATGCCGCCGAGCTGGTCTACTACGACCACAGGTTCCCGCTCGCACCGGGCTCCCTGGATGGGCTTCCAGACACCGGTGGAGACGCCGGCGTCGCAGCCATCCGCGCGATCCTCGACCGCCAGCACTACGCCCTCGTCGACTGGCGTCGGGCAGACGCCGAGCTGAACTACCGGCGCTTCTTCGCGGTCAACTCGCTCGCGGGCATCCGCGTCGAGATTCCGTGGGTGTTCGAGCAGTCCCACCGGGAGATCGGGCGCTGGGTGCGCGAGGGTCTGGCCGATGGCCTGCGCGTCGACCACCCCGACGGCCTCGCAGACCCCGGGCGGTATCTCGCCGACCTCGCGCGCCTCACCGACGGCGCTCCGGTCTGGGTCGAGAAGATCCTCGAGGGCGACGAGTCCATGCCACCGGAGTGGGCGACGGTCGGCACCACCGGCTACGACGCCCTCGCCCAGGTCGACAGGCTGTTCGTCGACCCGGCAGGGCGCCACCAGCTCGAGCGGGCTACGGCGGCGCTCGATCCGACCGCGGCATCGGCGTCGCCATCATGGCCCGACCTCATCCACGGCACCAAGCGCGCCATCGCCGACGGCATCCTGCACGCGGAGGTACTGAGGCTCGCGCGGCTGCTGCCGGAGCTCGAGGCTGCCGGCTTCGACCTCGACGCCCGCGCCGACGCGCTCGGCGAACTCCTCGCCTGCTTCCCGGTGTACCGCTCCTACCTGCCGTTCGGGGCCGGCCACCTCGACGAGGCCAGGGCCGAGGCGAGCCGGCGCCGGCCGGACATCGGTGCCGCCCTCGATGCCGTGGCGGCCGTACTCGCCGACCCGCGGCATCCGGCAGCGGTGCGCTTCCAGCAGACCTCCGGCATGGTGATGGCGAAGGGCGTCGAGGACACGGCCTTCTACAGGTACACCCGCCTGACCTCGCTGACCGAGGTGGGCGCCGACCCGAGCGAGTTCTCGATCGACCCCGTCGAGTTCCACTCCCGCCAGGTCGTTCGGCAGGCGGCGTATCCGCTCACGCTCACCACCCTGTCGACTCACGACACGAAGCGTGGCGAGGACGTGCGCGCCCGCATCTCGGTGCTCTCGGAGTGGGCGGACGGGTGGACGCAGGCGCTCGCCGAGTTGCACGAGAGGCTGCCGCTCGGAGACGTGGCGTTCGAGAACCTGCTGTGGCAGGCCGTCGTCGGTTCCTGGCCGGCGTCACGGGAGCGCCTGCAGGCCTACGCGGAGAAGGCGGCGCGCGAGGCGGGAACCTCGACCACCTGGACGGCGCCGGATGCAGCATTCGAAGCCCGCGTGCACGCTGCCGTCGACGCGGTCTTCGATGACGACGACGTCGCAGCCGTCGTGCAGGGCGTCGTCGACGCGGTCACGGCAGCGGGCTTCACGAACGGGCTCGGAGCCAAGCTCGTCCAGTTGACGGCACCCGGAGTCCCCGACGTCTACCAGGGCAGCGAGCTCTGGGAGCTCTCCCTCGTCGACCCCGACAACCGCCGTCCGGTCGATGCCGGGATGCGCCGCGACCTGCTCGCGCGCCTCGACGACGGCTGGCTGCCGTCGGTCGACGACTCGGGCGCCGCCAAACTGCTCGTCACCTCGCGCGCCCTGCGCCTCCGTCGCGATCACCCCGAACTCTTCACCCGGTACCTCGGCCTGCCGGCCTACGGACCCGCCGCCGACCACGTCGTCGCGTTCGACCGCGGCGGTGCCATCGCCGTCGCGACCAGGCTGCCGGTGGGGCTGGCGGCCGCAGGCGGGTGGAACGGCACCGTCCTCAGGCTGCCGGAAGATGTCCTCGTCGATGTGATCAGCGGCAGGGAATGGAGCGGCGAGGTGCTCCTCGCAGAACTCCTGGCCGACTACCCGGTCGCCCTGCTGGCTCCGCGGTCCGTGCAGTCCTCCGGCGATCGGGCCGTCCGATGA
- a CDS encoding MarR family winged helix-turn-helix transcriptional regulator: protein MGIADDAVEVRAQGWRTLAALHGLIEAELERALAASVGVSVVEYTVLDALSRQDGWHMRMQQLARAAALSASATTRLVTRLEERALLTRILCADDRRGIYTELTAAGQALYERARPIHDEALERVLSTAAEQPELAPMVDALHAVAPAHAR from the coding sequence ATGGGCATCGCCGACGACGCAGTCGAGGTGCGCGCGCAGGGCTGGCGCACGCTGGCGGCGCTGCACGGGCTCATCGAAGCGGAGTTGGAACGCGCGCTGGCCGCATCCGTCGGCGTCTCCGTCGTCGAGTACACGGTGCTGGATGCGCTGAGTCGCCAGGACGGCTGGCACATGCGGATGCAGCAGCTCGCTCGTGCCGCGGCACTCAGCGCCAGCGCGACCACCCGGCTCGTGACGCGCCTCGAGGAGCGTGCGCTGCTGACCCGCATCCTGTGCGCCGATGACAGGCGGGGCATCTACACCGAGCTGACCGCTGCGGGGCAGGCGCTCTACGAGCGGGCGCGGCCCATCCACGACGAGGCCCTGGAGCGTGTGCTCTCGACCGCTGCCGAGCAGCCCGAGCTCGCCCCGATGGTCGACGCGCTGCACGCTGTCGCGCCCGCGCACGCTCGCTGA
- a CDS encoding NAD-dependent epimerase/dehydratase family protein, which produces MRIVVTGGSGKLGRTVVRELAASGHEVVNLDQNGERGPGFLRVDLSDFGAVIDAIAGLAEQPDGHEDRGNVDALVHLAAVPAPGLVSDVSTFHNNMLGTFNVFWAAKRLGIRRIVYASSETVLGLPFDVPPPYIPVDEEYPARPESVYSLVKHLEEQLAIELVRWDPELSITALRFSNVMDPEDYAAFPSFDSDASARKWNLWGYIDARDGAQAIERALTAAGPGFDRFIIAAADTVMSRPNAELVAEVFPDVPVHGGLGENDTLLSIAKARRVLGFEPQHSWRDRV; this is translated from the coding sequence ATGCGCATCGTGGTGACTGGTGGATCGGGAAAGCTCGGACGAACGGTGGTGCGCGAGCTCGCGGCATCCGGTCACGAGGTGGTCAATCTCGACCAGAACGGCGAGCGTGGGCCCGGGTTCCTGCGGGTCGACCTGAGCGACTTCGGCGCCGTGATCGACGCGATCGCCGGCCTGGCCGAGCAGCCCGACGGGCACGAGGATCGCGGCAACGTCGATGCCCTCGTTCACCTCGCCGCGGTGCCGGCCCCGGGCCTGGTCAGCGACGTGAGCACGTTCCACAACAACATGCTCGGCACCTTCAACGTCTTCTGGGCGGCGAAGCGTCTCGGCATCCGTCGCATCGTGTACGCATCGAGTGAGACCGTGCTCGGCCTCCCGTTCGACGTACCCCCGCCCTACATCCCTGTCGACGAGGAGTACCCGGCCCGCCCCGAAAGTGTCTACTCACTGGTGAAGCACCTGGAGGAGCAGCTGGCGATCGAGCTGGTGCGCTGGGACCCGGAGCTGTCGATCACGGCCCTGCGCTTCTCGAACGTGATGGACCCCGAGGACTACGCGGCCTTCCCGTCGTTCGACTCGGATGCGAGCGCACGCAAGTGGAACCTGTGGGGCTACATCGACGCCCGAGACGGCGCACAGGCGATCGAGCGCGCGCTGACGGCGGCCGGACCAGGATTCGACCGCTTCATCATCGCCGCCGCCGACACCGTGATGAGCCGGCCGAACGCTGAACTCGTGGCCGAGGTGTTCCCCGACGTGCCGGTGCACGGGGGTCTCGGGGAGAACGACACCCTGCTCTCGATCGCGAAGGCGCGGCGAGTGCTCGGCTTCGAGCCGCAGCACTCGTGGCGGGACCGCGTCTGA
- a CDS encoding ArsR/SmtB family transcription factor, with product MIVDPKSDERLDRAFMALADPIRRRIIARLSRGSATVNELAEPFEISKQAVSKHIQVLEQAGLVTRTRDAQRRPVHLNAVELERMTSWIDRYRLIHEQQFRSLDAVLGAMGASDASRPASVDTIKEKEQ from the coding sequence ATGATCGTGGATCCGAAGTCGGACGAACGGCTCGACCGGGCATTCATGGCCCTGGCCGATCCCATCCGTCGGCGGATCATCGCCCGCCTCAGTCGGGGCTCGGCCACGGTCAATGAACTCGCGGAGCCGTTCGAGATCTCCAAGCAGGCGGTCTCGAAGCACATCCAGGTGCTGGAGCAGGCGGGGCTGGTCACGCGAACGCGTGATGCGCAGCGCCGGCCCGTTCACCTGAACGCCGTCGAGCTCGAACGCATGACCAGCTGGATCGACCGATACAGGCTCATCCACGAGCAGCAGTTCCGCAGTCTCGACGCTGTGCTCGGAGCGATGGGCGCATCGGATGCATCGAGACCCGCATCCGTCGACACCATCAAGGAGAAGGAACAATGA